The following are from one region of the Rhinoraja longicauda isolate Sanriku21f chromosome 11, sRhiLon1.1, whole genome shotgun sequence genome:
- the gorab gene encoding RAB6-interacting golgin isoform X2: MNLPKATELSASEQDPKPNVEEANKQLTATEESCKKQSDTPGAKASCTFQDSTIKELSTEQIKGVELRERSRLEQLQLEQRLMEEKNKRKKALLSKAIAERSKRTMAETVKLKHIQKDLQCLDDLLSNGVNVLRNRIEHSSWEYLLAKKRYDKAEVEYVAAKMDLHKKIEQKEQLTEHLCAIIQQNELRKAKKLEELMQQLEMETDEEQLELEIEEGNMLQSQEIAKATDQTSAGTDKSSQQSIQQADSKNQSLKQTETETENAVTCETDRKNSKD; the protein is encoded by the exons ATGAATCTTCCAAAAGCCACAGAGTTATCAGCATCTGAGCAGGATCCAAAGCCAAATGTAGAAGAGGCTAATAAACAATTAACTGCAACTGAAGAAAGCTGTAAGAAACAATCAGACACCCCTGGAGCCAAAGCATCATGTACATTTCAGGATTCTACAATTAAAGAGCTCTCAACAGAACAGATCAAGGGGGTGGAATT GCGCGAGAGATCACGGCTAGAACAACTGCAACTAGAACAACGATTAATGGAAGAGAAGAATAAACGCAAGAAAGCACTTTTATCAAAGGCCATTGCAGAAAG GTCCAAGCGAACCATGGCAGAAACTGTGAAGCTAAAGCATATCCAAAAGGACCTTCAGTGTTTGGATGACTTGTTATCGAATGGCGTTAATGTTCTCCGGAATCGGATTGAACACTCCAGCTGGGAATATTTACTGGCTAA GAAGAGATATGATAAAGCAGAAGTGGAATATGTTGCAGCTAAGATGGATCTTCACAAGAAGATTGAACAGAAGGAGCAACTGACTGAACATCTGTGTGCCATAATCCAGCAGAATGAACTACGCAAAGCTAAGAAGTTGGAGGAACTGATGCAGCAATTGGAAATGGAGACAGATGAGGAACAGCTAGAACTGGAGATTGAAGAGGGAAATATGTTACAGAGTCAAGAAATAGCCAAGGCAACTGATCAGACAAGTGCAGGAACTGACAAATCATCACAGCAGAGTATTCAACAGGCGGACAGCAAGAATCAATCACTGAAACAAACTGAAACGGAAACAGAGAATGCTGTTACATGTGAAACAGACAGGAAAAATTCAAAAGACTAA
- the gorab gene encoding RAB6-interacting golgin isoform X1 has protein sequence MAGWAGFSDEEVTRIKQLKDPLVSEKPEKRGRVPSTNKNRQQLQRERALNQHSRRTNGRNEVPFILPEQQLSKTKMNLPKATELSASEQDPKPNVEEANKQLTATEESCKKQSDTPGAKASCTFQDSTIKELSTEQIKGVELRERSRLEQLQLEQRLMEEKNKRKKALLSKAIAERSKRTMAETVKLKHIQKDLQCLDDLLSNGVNVLRNRIEHSSWEYLLAKKRYDKAEVEYVAAKMDLHKKIEQKEQLTEHLCAIIQQNELRKAKKLEELMQQLEMETDEEQLELEIEEGNMLQSQEIAKATDQTSAGTDKSSQQSIQQADSKNQSLKQTETETENAVTCETDRKNSKD, from the exons ATCCTTTGGTCTCAGAAAAGCCAGAAAAACGTGGACGAGTACCATCAACAAACAAAAATCGTCAGCAACTCCAAAGGGAAAGGGCATTGAACCAACATAGTCGTAGAACAAATGGACGGAATGAAGTTCCTTTCATCCTTCCAGAACAACAACTGTCCAAAACAAAGATGAATCTTCCAAAAGCCACAGAGTTATCAGCATCTGAGCAGGATCCAAAGCCAAATGTAGAAGAGGCTAATAAACAATTAACTGCAACTGAAGAAAGCTGTAAGAAACAATCAGACACCCCTGGAGCCAAAGCATCATGTACATTTCAGGATTCTACAATTAAAGAGCTCTCAACAGAACAGATCAAGGGGGTGGAATT GCGCGAGAGATCACGGCTAGAACAACTGCAACTAGAACAACGATTAATGGAAGAGAAGAATAAACGCAAGAAAGCACTTTTATCAAAGGCCATTGCAGAAAG GTCCAAGCGAACCATGGCAGAAACTGTGAAGCTAAAGCATATCCAAAAGGACCTTCAGTGTTTGGATGACTTGTTATCGAATGGCGTTAATGTTCTCCGGAATCGGATTGAACACTCCAGCTGGGAATATTTACTGGCTAA GAAGAGATATGATAAAGCAGAAGTGGAATATGTTGCAGCTAAGATGGATCTTCACAAGAAGATTGAACAGAAGGAGCAACTGACTGAACATCTGTGTGCCATAATCCAGCAGAATGAACTACGCAAAGCTAAGAAGTTGGAGGAACTGATGCAGCAATTGGAAATGGAGACAGATGAGGAACAGCTAGAACTGGAGATTGAAGAGGGAAATATGTTACAGAGTCAAGAAATAGCCAAGGCAACTGATCAGACAAGTGCAGGAACTGACAAATCATCACAGCAGAGTATTCAACAGGCGGACAGCAAGAATCAATCACTGAAACAAACTGAAACGGAAACAGAGAATGCTGTTACATGTGAAACAGACAGGAAAAATTCAAAAGACTAA